The Anaerotignum faecicola DNA window GTTCCTTCTCTATAATGAGCGGTGGTACAAATCGAATGATACTGCTGCCCGCGCTGATTAACACCAGCTTTTCTTCGAGAAGCGCCTTCTGCACAATGGGTCCAACCGGCATATGAAACTCCAGCCCCTGCATCAGCCCCATGCCCCGGTGGCCGGTAATGCAGTCAAACTGGTCAGCCAGTTCATCAAGCTTTTTCCACAGATAGCCGCCGATCTGATTCACATGGTCCACAATCCCGCGCTTTTCAAATATACTTAACACGGTGTCAGCCGCCGCTGTCACCAGCGGGTTTCCGCCGTAGGTGGTGCCGTGATCTCCCGGAACCATTGCCTCTGCCGCTTTCCCGGAGGCCA harbors:
- a CDS encoding aminotransferase class III-fold pyridoxal phosphate-dependent enzyme, with translation DEIQCGMGRTGSMFAWQQYGVKPDVMTVAKALGNGVPVGAFLASGKAAEAMVPGDHGTTYGGNPLVTAAADTVLSIFEKRGIVDHVNQIGGYLWKKLDELADQFDCITGHRGMGLMQGLEFHMPVGPIVQKALLEEKLVLISAGSSIIRFVPPLIIEKE